The region TGTCTGCTCAGGAACTTTATATGCCGAGAAACATCAAAAAGGCGTATGAGAACGGAACCAGAAATATGTCGGGAGCACCAGGAAAAAACTATTGGCAGAATAAAGGGATTTATAATGTTGAGGTAAAAGTAGATGGCGCAACGAAAATTGTTTCCGGAAAAGAAACCATTGTTTACAGCAATAACAGTCCGAATGATCTTAATGAATTGGCAATAAGATTTGTAAATAACTTACACAAACCCCAGTCGCCGAGATCAGGATTCGTTTCCAAAGACTTTCTATCATCAGGTTTGAAAATCAAATCATTTATTATAAATGGCCAAAACTATGATATTAACAGCGATGATTGGGGAACAGTAGAAAAAGTGAAACTGAATTCTGTTTTAAAGTCGAAGTCAAAAGCAGAGATAAAAATAGAGTGGGAGTACCCTCTCTCTGTTCAGAGTGGAAGAGAAGGACAGATTGATCCTGAAACATTTTATGTAGCCTATTCTTTCCCTAGAGTTTCCGTATATGACGATTACAATGGATGGGATATGCTTCCGCATTCGGACAGACAGGAATTTTATAACGACTTTAATGACTATTCTTTTGCGATTACGGCTCCCAAGAATTATGTAGTATGGGCAACAGGAGATTTCCTGAATCCTGAAGCTGTTCTTCAGCCGGAATACCTTAAAAAATATAAAGCTTCTTTAAAAAGCGATAAGGTAGTAAATATTGCGGGTGAACAGGAAATGAAGGCTGGAAAAGTAACCAAACAGAATAAGTGGAATGTATGGAAATTTAAAGCCAATCATATCACAGACTTTTGTTTTGCCTTGAGTAAACACTATAACTGGGATGCAGCAAGTGTGCAGCTGAAAACAAAACGAGTGAGCGTTCAGGCAGGATATAAAAGCGGAGCTAAAGATTTTGAGCATTATGTAGACTGGATGAGATATAATCTGGATTGGTTCTCAAAAAACTGGCCGGGTGTGGAATATCCTTATAATGCAATGACCGCTATTCAGGGATATGCAGACATGGAATATCCTATGATGATTAATGATACAAGTATTCCCGATGATCTTCAGGATGCGAGATTAACAGCAGATCATGAAATTGCACATACCTATTTCCCTTTTTACATGGGAATCAATGAAACGCGTTATGCCTATATGGATGAAGGTTGGGCAACCACTTTGGAATATCTGATCGGGATTGACGAAAACGGCGAAGCTGCAGCACAGGAATTTTACAAAAATTTCCGTGTAAAAAGATGGATCAATGACCCTTCCTCGGAAGAAGATCAGCCTATTATTACGATGAGTACACAGGTAAGCGGAGCTGGTTACGGAAACAATTCTTATGTAAAAGCTTCCTTGTCTTATCTGGCTTTGAAAGATTATTTGGGAGATGATTTATTTAAAAAAGCACTTCATCATTATATGGACAACTGGAATGGAAAACATCCGATTCCATGGGATTATTTTAACTCGATGAATACAGGTTCCGGTAAAAATCTGAACTGGTTTTTTAATAACTGGTTCTATACCAACAATTATATAGATTTAAAAGTGGGAACTACAGCACAGCAAAATAATCTGCTTTCTGTGAGTGTAGATAATGTGGGCGGTTTTGCCATACCTTTTGATGCTAAAATTAATTATGAAGATGGAGCGTCAGAAAGCCTTCACTTTTCTCCTTCTGTTTGGGAAAAAGATCAGAAAAAGACGGTTCTTACGATTCCTATAAAGAAAAAAGTAAAATCGATACACTTAGACGGAGGTCTTTTTATGGATTATACACCAGAAAACAATTCAAAGAATTTATAAAA is a window of Candidatus Chryseobacterium colombiense DNA encoding:
- a CDS encoding M1 family metallopeptidase; translation: MKQFLSGLLMIVTLQQLSAQELYMPRNIKKAYENGTRNMSGAPGKNYWQNKGIYNVEVKVDGATKIVSGKETIVYSNNSPNDLNELAIRFVNNLHKPQSPRSGFVSKDFLSSGLKIKSFIINGQNYDINSDDWGTVEKVKLNSVLKSKSKAEIKIEWEYPLSVQSGREGQIDPETFYVAYSFPRVSVYDDYNGWDMLPHSDRQEFYNDFNDYSFAITAPKNYVVWATGDFLNPEAVLQPEYLKKYKASLKSDKVVNIAGEQEMKAGKVTKQNKWNVWKFKANHITDFCFALSKHYNWDAASVQLKTKRVSVQAGYKSGAKDFEHYVDWMRYNLDWFSKNWPGVEYPYNAMTAIQGYADMEYPMMINDTSIPDDLQDARLTADHEIAHTYFPFYMGINETRYAYMDEGWATTLEYLIGIDENGEAAAQEFYKNFRVKRWINDPSSEEDQPIITMSTQVSGAGYGNNSYVKASLSYLALKDYLGDDLFKKALHHYMDNWNGKHPIPWDYFNSMNTGSGKNLNWFFNNWFYTNNYIDLKVGTTAQQNNLLSVSVDNVGGFAIPFDAKINYEDGASESLHFSPSVWEKDQKKTVLTIPIKKKVKSIHLDGGLFMDYTPENNSKNL